A genomic stretch from Malus domestica chromosome 15, GDT2T_hap1 includes:
- the LOC114821286 gene encoding uncharacterized protein, with protein sequence MDFDFNSARSSPSVTAPSTPRRFGDFYMSAPTSPTRMSEFYRDFEEFSNTSNWKDDETASQAATPRSPKSHKREEDFGFDDFAFDVGEEVQRTSLSAEELFDGGIIRPFNKPPPTPSIFRKVLSPRRKKGKEYPFGLSSPTQMDNNTRRSERRSDQQQQRGRERAPAALSSSISGRRATRSVSPLRVSEYQWVEEEKQNQQKQQQPQQNNKQLAPTAMFTSCIVSKASRKWKLKDFLLFRSASEGRATDKDPFRKYSTLFRKNEDMKNSSFRSIDSPASVSSSRRKGPPVSAHELHYTVNKAASNDMKKKTFLPYKQGLLGRLAFNPAVSALANGFGSLSRK encoded by the coding sequence ATGGATTTCGACTTTAACAGCGCTCGATCCTCGCCGTCCGTGACTGCACCTTCGACACCACGGCGGTTTGGGGACTTCTACATGAGTGCACCAACAAGCCCAACTCGGATGTCCGAGTTTTATAGGGATTTTGAGGAGTTTTCCAACACGAGTAACTGGAAAGATGACGAGACAGCATCTCAAGCAGCCACCCCAAGATCACCGAAATCACATAAACGTGAGGAGGACTTTGGATTCGATGACTTTGCTTTTGATGTTGGTGAAGAGGTACAAAGAACTTCCCTCTCAGCTGAAGAGCTTTTCGATGGCGGCATCATAAGACCCTTTAATAAGCCTCCACCTACTCCATCCATTTTCCGTAAGGTTCTTTCGCCTAGACGGAAAAAGGGTAAAGAATATCCATTTGGGTTATCGTCCCCGACCCAAATGGACAACAACACAAGAAGAAGCGAGAGAAGAAgcgatcaacaacaacaaagaggtAGAGAGAGAGCTCCAGCAGCCTTGTCATCCTCCATTTCAGGCAGAAGAGCGACGAGATCGGTGTCACCTTTGAGGGTTTCGGAGTACCAATgggtagaagaagaaaaacaaaatcaacagAAGCAACAGCAGCCACAACAAAACAACAAGCAGTTAGCTCCTACAGCTATGTTTACATCCTGCATAGTTTCTAAGGCTTCAAGAAAATGGAAACTGAAGGACTTTTTGTTGTTTCGAAGCGCATCGGAGGGAAGAGCCACAGATAAAGATCCGTTCAGGAAGTACTCAACTTTGTTCAGAAAAAATGAAGACATGAAGAACTCCAGCTTCAGGTCAATAGACAGCCCGGCCTCGGTTTCGAGCTCAAGGAGAAAAGGGCCGCCAGTTTCAGCTCACGAGTTGCATTACACTGTGAACAAAGCAGCGTCTAATGATATGAAGAAGAAAACCTTCTTGCCTTACAAGCAGGGCCTTTTGGGTAGATTGGCCTTCAATCCCGCCGTCAGTGCCCTTGCCAACGGCTTTGGGTCTCTTTCAAGAAAATGA